From the Ciconia boyciana chromosome 28, ASM3463844v1, whole genome shotgun sequence genome, one window contains:
- the SLC6A16 gene encoding orphan sodium- and chloride-dependent neurotransmitter transporter NTT5 isoform X5 — translation MVMVKLRHQGAPAPGFRAAPPEGGWAAERGVRGRRLWAARRVPSRPRPSRLMQPVVARRTPPAMQKDQPALGGDTGTLQEEPPPRPAWTSKAQYILAQLGFSVGLGNVWRFPYLCHQNGGGAFLLLYLLLLFLLGIPLLFLELAAGQCLRQGSVGVWRTISPRLAGIGLASCLVCVFVALYYNVIIAWSLLYLARSFQHPLPWQSCPSAGPNHTEPECALSSPTTYFWYRQTLDVTPEMGVGGGLQPALVGGLLGAWALVGASLLKGIKSSGKVLYVSTLFPYLVLFCLLVRGLLLEGAVEGVRIMFTPKVSAWGTGQAWRQAATQVFFALGLGFGSVIAYASYGTRRSNCHRDAVLVASLNALTSLLATLVVFAVLGARATRRTRHCLHRNAELLSRALAVGGLPETARPPGNLTALPAPQYSAWLRGLPPALRDALGITDCRLEEEMNKAVLTPLLDTFPVLRRHRALLTVLCCTGGFVLGLPFTQRSGSYLVAAFDDYVATLPLLSVAACEAVAVAWVYGAERFLAAVWEVTGHRPWRLYGLLWRFGSPGAMVALLGASLGQLALRPPTYQAWDRATAMSWRRPYPPWALALTLGLMVVAVLPIPLVALRRVLQPPRDPLGPRDQGGEEEEEEEEEEEEGESAADPPPPAAPPPPHGSPHTPLCCPDEREGTPLEDGEELCFRIGHAA, via the exons ccccctgccatgCAGAAGGACCAGCCGGcgctggggggggacaccgggaccCTCCAGGAGGAGccgccccctcgccccgccTGGACCAGTAAAGCCCAGTACATACTGGCCCAGCTGGGCTTCTCCGTGGGGCTGGGCAACGTCTGGCGCTTCCCCTACCTCTGCCACCAGAACGGGGGCG GCGCCTTCCTCCTGCTCTacctgctgctcctcttcctcctgggcATCCCCCTGCTCTTCCTGGAGCTGGCGGCCGGGCAGTGCCTGCGCCAGGGCAGCGTTGGTGTCTGGAGGACCATCAGTCCCCGCCTGGCCGGCATCGGGCTGGCCAGCTGCCTG GTGTGCGTGTTTGTGGCGCTGTACTACAACGTGATCATTGCCTGGAGCCTCCTCTACCTCGCCCGCTCTTtccagcaccccctgccctggcagagctgccccagtGCCGGCCCCAACCACACAG aGCCTGAGTGCGCCCTGAGCTCGCCCACCACCTACTTCTGGTACCGGCAGACACTGGACGTCACCCCTGAGATGGGGGTCggaggggggctgcagccagccctggtgggggggctcctgggggccTGGGCCCTGGTGGGGGCCTCCCTGCTCAAGGGCATCAAGTCCTCCGGAAAG GTGCTGTATGTCAGCACTCTCTTCCCCTACCTCGTCCTCTTCTGCCTCCTGGTCCGGGGGCTGCTGCTTGAGGGGGCCGTGGAGGGCGTCCGCATCATGTTCACCCCCAAG GTGTCAGCGTGGGGCACGGGCCAGGCCTGGCGGCAGGCAGCCACGCAGGTCTTCTTCGCGCTGGGGCTGGGCTTCGGCAGCGTCATTGCCTATGCCAGCTACGGCACGCGCCGCAGCAACTGCCACCGTGACGCTGTGCTGGTGGCCAGCCTCAACGCCCTTACCTCCCTCCTGGCCACCCTCGTCGTCTTCGCTGTCCTGGGTGCCCGCGCCACCCGCCGCACGCGGCACTGCCTCCACAG GAACGCAGAGCTGCTGTCGCGGGCGCTGGCGGTGGGGGGGCTGCCCGAGACCGCCCGGCCCCCTGGGAACCTCAcggccctgccagccccccagTACAGTGCCTggctgcgggggctgcccccggccctGCGGGACGCCCTGGGCATCACCGACTGCCGCCTGGAGGAGGAGATGAACAAG GCCGTCCTCACGCCTCTGCTCGACACCTTCCCCGTCCTGCGCCGCCACCGTGCTCTGCTCACCG TACTGTGCTGCACCGGGGGCTtcgtgctggggctgcccttcACCCAGCGCTCCGGCAGCTACTTGGTGGCCGCCTTCGATGACTACGTGGCCACGCTGCCGCTGCTGTCTGTGGCTGCCTGtgaggctgtggctgtggccTGGGTCTACGGGGCCGAGAG GTTCCTGGCTGCTGTGTGGGAGGTGACAGGCCACCGGCCGTGGCGGCTCTACGGGCTCCTGTGGCGCTTTGGCAGCCCTGGGGCCATGGTGGCCCTGCTGGGGGCCAGCCTGGGCCAGCTGGCCCTGCGCCCCCCCACCTACCAGGCCTGGGACCGTGCCACG GCAATGTCGTGGCGGCGGCCGTACCCGCCCTGGGCCCTGGCCCTCACCCTGGGGCTGATGGTGGTGGCCGTGCTGCCCATCCCCCTCGTCGCCCTGCGCCGGGTGCTGCAgccaccccgggaccccctgggGCCGCGGGACcaggggggggaggaggaggaggaggaggaggaggaggaggaggagggggagagtgCGGCCGacccgccccctcccgccgcccctccACCGCCCCACGGGTCCCCTCACACCCCGCTTTGCTGCCCGGACGAGCGGGAAGGCACCCCATTGGAGGACGGCGAGGAGCTCTGCTTTCGGATTGGCCACGCTGCCTGA
- the SLC6A16 gene encoding orphan sodium- and chloride-dependent neurotransmitter transporter NTT5 isoform X1: MVMVKLRHQGAPAPGFRAAPPEGGWAAERGVRGRRLWAARRVPSRPRPSRLMQPVVARRTPPAMQKDQPALGGDTGTLQEEPPPRPAWTSKAQYILAQLGFSVGLGNVWRFPYLCHQNGGGAFLLLYLLLLFLLGIPLLFLELAAGQCLRQGSVGVWRTISPRLAGIGLASCLVCVFVALYYNVIIAWSLLYLARSFQHPLPWQSCPSAGPNHTEPECALSSPTTYFWYRQTLDVTPEMGVGGGLQPALVGGLLGAWALVGASLLKGIKSSGKVLYVSTLFPYLVLFCLLVRGLLLEGAVEGVRIMFTPKVSAWGTGQAWRQAATQVFFALGLGFGSVIAYASYGTRRSNCHRDAVLVASLNALTSLLATLVVFAVLGARATRRTRHCLHRNAELLSRALAVGGLPETARPPGNLTALPAPQYSAWLRGLPPALRDALGITDCRLEEEMNKGVEGPGLAFIVFTETLTLLPVAPLWSSLFFLTLLGLGLGTMLGIVQAVLTPLLDTFPVLRRHRALLTVLCCTGGFVLGLPFTQRSGSYLVAAFDDYVATLPLLSVAACEAVAVAWVYGAERFLAAVWEVTGHRPWRLYGLLWRFGSPGAMVALLGASLGQLALRPPTYQAWDRATAMSWRRPYPPWALALTLGLMVVAVLPIPLVALRRVLQPPRDPLGPRDQGGEEEEEEEEEEEEGESAADPPPPAAPPPPHGSPHTPLCCPDEREGTPLEDGEELCFRIGHAA; the protein is encoded by the exons ccccctgccatgCAGAAGGACCAGCCGGcgctggggggggacaccgggaccCTCCAGGAGGAGccgccccctcgccccgccTGGACCAGTAAAGCCCAGTACATACTGGCCCAGCTGGGCTTCTCCGTGGGGCTGGGCAACGTCTGGCGCTTCCCCTACCTCTGCCACCAGAACGGGGGCG GCGCCTTCCTCCTGCTCTacctgctgctcctcttcctcctgggcATCCCCCTGCTCTTCCTGGAGCTGGCGGCCGGGCAGTGCCTGCGCCAGGGCAGCGTTGGTGTCTGGAGGACCATCAGTCCCCGCCTGGCCGGCATCGGGCTGGCCAGCTGCCTG GTGTGCGTGTTTGTGGCGCTGTACTACAACGTGATCATTGCCTGGAGCCTCCTCTACCTCGCCCGCTCTTtccagcaccccctgccctggcagagctgccccagtGCCGGCCCCAACCACACAG aGCCTGAGTGCGCCCTGAGCTCGCCCACCACCTACTTCTGGTACCGGCAGACACTGGACGTCACCCCTGAGATGGGGGTCggaggggggctgcagccagccctggtgggggggctcctgggggccTGGGCCCTGGTGGGGGCCTCCCTGCTCAAGGGCATCAAGTCCTCCGGAAAG GTGCTGTATGTCAGCACTCTCTTCCCCTACCTCGTCCTCTTCTGCCTCCTGGTCCGGGGGCTGCTGCTTGAGGGGGCCGTGGAGGGCGTCCGCATCATGTTCACCCCCAAG GTGTCAGCGTGGGGCACGGGCCAGGCCTGGCGGCAGGCAGCCACGCAGGTCTTCTTCGCGCTGGGGCTGGGCTTCGGCAGCGTCATTGCCTATGCCAGCTACGGCACGCGCCGCAGCAACTGCCACCGTGACGCTGTGCTGGTGGCCAGCCTCAACGCCCTTACCTCCCTCCTGGCCACCCTCGTCGTCTTCGCTGTCCTGGGTGCCCGCGCCACCCGCCGCACGCGGCACTGCCTCCACAG GAACGCAGAGCTGCTGTCGCGGGCGCTGGCGGTGGGGGGGCTGCCCGAGACCGCCCGGCCCCCTGGGAACCTCAcggccctgccagccccccagTACAGTGCCTggctgcgggggctgcccccggccctGCGGGACGCCCTGGGCATCACCGACTGCCGCCTGGAGGAGGAGATGAACAAG GGGGTGGAGGGCCCGGGCCTGGCTTTCATCGTCTTCACGGAGACGCTGACGCTGCTGCCGGTGGCGCCACTCTGGTcgtccctcttcttcctcacgCTGCTGGGACTGGGGCTGGGCACCATGTTGGGGATCGTCCAGGCCGTCCTCACGCCTCTGCTCGACACCTTCCCCGTCCTGCGCCGCCACCGTGCTCTGCTCACCG TACTGTGCTGCACCGGGGGCTtcgtgctggggctgcccttcACCCAGCGCTCCGGCAGCTACTTGGTGGCCGCCTTCGATGACTACGTGGCCACGCTGCCGCTGCTGTCTGTGGCTGCCTGtgaggctgtggctgtggccTGGGTCTACGGGGCCGAGAG GTTCCTGGCTGCTGTGTGGGAGGTGACAGGCCACCGGCCGTGGCGGCTCTACGGGCTCCTGTGGCGCTTTGGCAGCCCTGGGGCCATGGTGGCCCTGCTGGGGGCCAGCCTGGGCCAGCTGGCCCTGCGCCCCCCCACCTACCAGGCCTGGGACCGTGCCACG GCAATGTCGTGGCGGCGGCCGTACCCGCCCTGGGCCCTGGCCCTCACCCTGGGGCTGATGGTGGTGGCCGTGCTGCCCATCCCCCTCGTCGCCCTGCGCCGGGTGCTGCAgccaccccgggaccccctgggGCCGCGGGACcaggggggggaggaggaggaggaggaggaggaggaggaggaggagggggagagtgCGGCCGacccgccccctcccgccgcccctccACCGCCCCACGGGTCCCCTCACACCCCGCTTTGCTGCCCGGACGAGCGGGAAGGCACCCCATTGGAGGACGGCGAGGAGCTCTGCTTTCGGATTGGCCACGCTGCCTGA
- the SLC6A16 gene encoding orphan sodium- and chloride-dependent neurotransmitter transporter NTT5 isoform X3 encodes MVMVKLRHQGAPAPGFRAAPPEGGWAAERGVRGRRLWAARRVPSRPRPSRLMQPVVARRTPPAMQKDQPALGGDTGTLQEEPPPRPAWTSKAQYILAQLGFSVGLGNVWRFPYLCHQNGGGAFLLLYLLLLFLLGIPLLFLELAAGQCLRQGSVGVWRTISPRLAGIGLASCLVCVFVALYYNVIIAWSLLYLARSFQHPLPWQSCPSAGPNHTEPECALSSPTTYFWYRQTLDVTPEMGVGGGLQPALVGGLLGAWALVGASLLKGIKSSGKVSAWGTGQAWRQAATQVFFALGLGFGSVIAYASYGTRRSNCHRDAVLVASLNALTSLLATLVVFAVLGARATRRTRHCLHRNAELLSRALAVGGLPETARPPGNLTALPAPQYSAWLRGLPPALRDALGITDCRLEEEMNKGVEGPGLAFIVFTETLTLLPVAPLWSSLFFLTLLGLGLGTMLGIVQAVLTPLLDTFPVLRRHRALLTVLCCTGGFVLGLPFTQRSGSYLVAAFDDYVATLPLLSVAACEAVAVAWVYGAERFLAAVWEVTGHRPWRLYGLLWRFGSPGAMVALLGASLGQLALRPPTYQAWDRATAMSWRRPYPPWALALTLGLMVVAVLPIPLVALRRVLQPPRDPLGPRDQGGEEEEEEEEEEEEGESAADPPPPAAPPPPHGSPHTPLCCPDEREGTPLEDGEELCFRIGHAA; translated from the exons ccccctgccatgCAGAAGGACCAGCCGGcgctggggggggacaccgggaccCTCCAGGAGGAGccgccccctcgccccgccTGGACCAGTAAAGCCCAGTACATACTGGCCCAGCTGGGCTTCTCCGTGGGGCTGGGCAACGTCTGGCGCTTCCCCTACCTCTGCCACCAGAACGGGGGCG GCGCCTTCCTCCTGCTCTacctgctgctcctcttcctcctgggcATCCCCCTGCTCTTCCTGGAGCTGGCGGCCGGGCAGTGCCTGCGCCAGGGCAGCGTTGGTGTCTGGAGGACCATCAGTCCCCGCCTGGCCGGCATCGGGCTGGCCAGCTGCCTG GTGTGCGTGTTTGTGGCGCTGTACTACAACGTGATCATTGCCTGGAGCCTCCTCTACCTCGCCCGCTCTTtccagcaccccctgccctggcagagctgccccagtGCCGGCCCCAACCACACAG aGCCTGAGTGCGCCCTGAGCTCGCCCACCACCTACTTCTGGTACCGGCAGACACTGGACGTCACCCCTGAGATGGGGGTCggaggggggctgcagccagccctggtgggggggctcctgggggccTGGGCCCTGGTGGGGGCCTCCCTGCTCAAGGGCATCAAGTCCTCCGGAAAG GTGTCAGCGTGGGGCACGGGCCAGGCCTGGCGGCAGGCAGCCACGCAGGTCTTCTTCGCGCTGGGGCTGGGCTTCGGCAGCGTCATTGCCTATGCCAGCTACGGCACGCGCCGCAGCAACTGCCACCGTGACGCTGTGCTGGTGGCCAGCCTCAACGCCCTTACCTCCCTCCTGGCCACCCTCGTCGTCTTCGCTGTCCTGGGTGCCCGCGCCACCCGCCGCACGCGGCACTGCCTCCACAG GAACGCAGAGCTGCTGTCGCGGGCGCTGGCGGTGGGGGGGCTGCCCGAGACCGCCCGGCCCCCTGGGAACCTCAcggccctgccagccccccagTACAGTGCCTggctgcgggggctgcccccggccctGCGGGACGCCCTGGGCATCACCGACTGCCGCCTGGAGGAGGAGATGAACAAG GGGGTGGAGGGCCCGGGCCTGGCTTTCATCGTCTTCACGGAGACGCTGACGCTGCTGCCGGTGGCGCCACTCTGGTcgtccctcttcttcctcacgCTGCTGGGACTGGGGCTGGGCACCATGTTGGGGATCGTCCAGGCCGTCCTCACGCCTCTGCTCGACACCTTCCCCGTCCTGCGCCGCCACCGTGCTCTGCTCACCG TACTGTGCTGCACCGGGGGCTtcgtgctggggctgcccttcACCCAGCGCTCCGGCAGCTACTTGGTGGCCGCCTTCGATGACTACGTGGCCACGCTGCCGCTGCTGTCTGTGGCTGCCTGtgaggctgtggctgtggccTGGGTCTACGGGGCCGAGAG GTTCCTGGCTGCTGTGTGGGAGGTGACAGGCCACCGGCCGTGGCGGCTCTACGGGCTCCTGTGGCGCTTTGGCAGCCCTGGGGCCATGGTGGCCCTGCTGGGGGCCAGCCTGGGCCAGCTGGCCCTGCGCCCCCCCACCTACCAGGCCTGGGACCGTGCCACG GCAATGTCGTGGCGGCGGCCGTACCCGCCCTGGGCCCTGGCCCTCACCCTGGGGCTGATGGTGGTGGCCGTGCTGCCCATCCCCCTCGTCGCCCTGCGCCGGGTGCTGCAgccaccccgggaccccctgggGCCGCGGGACcaggggggggaggaggaggaggaggaggaggaggaggaggaggagggggagagtgCGGCCGacccgccccctcccgccgcccctccACCGCCCCACGGGTCCCCTCACACCCCGCTTTGCTGCCCGGACGAGCGGGAAGGCACCCCATTGGAGGACGGCGAGGAGCTCTGCTTTCGGATTGGCCACGCTGCCTGA
- the SLC6A16 gene encoding orphan sodium- and chloride-dependent neurotransmitter transporter NTT5 isoform X9, giving the protein MVMVKLRHQGAPAPGFRAAPPEGGWAAERGVRGRRLWAARRVPSRPRPSRLMQPVVARRTPPAMQKDQPALGGDTGTLQEEPPPRPAWTSKAQYILAQLGFSVGLGNVWRFPYLCHQNGGGAFLLLYLLLLFLLGIPLLFLELAAGQCLRQGSVGVWRTISPRLAGIGLASCLVCVFVALYYNVIIAWSLLYLARSFQHPLPWQSCPSAGPNHTEPECALSSPTTYFWYRQTLDVTPEMGVGGGLQPALVGGLLGAWALVGASLLKGIKSSGKERRAAVAGAGGGGAARDRPAPWEPHGPASPPVQCLAAGAAPGPAGRPGHHRLPPGGGDEQGGGGPGPGFHRLHGDADAAAGGATLVVPLLPHAAGTGAGHHVGDRPGRPHASARHLPRPAPPPCSAHRYLVAAFDDYVATLPLLSVAACEAVAVAWVYGAERFLAAVWEVTGHRPWRLYGLLWRFGSPGAMVALLGASLGQLALRPPTYQAWDRATAMSWRRPYPPWALALTLGLMVVAVLPIPLVALRRVLQPPRDPLGPRDQGGEEEEEEEEEEEEGESAADPPPPAAPPPPHGSPHTPLCCPDEREGTPLEDGEELCFRIGHAA; this is encoded by the exons ccccctgccatgCAGAAGGACCAGCCGGcgctggggggggacaccgggaccCTCCAGGAGGAGccgccccctcgccccgccTGGACCAGTAAAGCCCAGTACATACTGGCCCAGCTGGGCTTCTCCGTGGGGCTGGGCAACGTCTGGCGCTTCCCCTACCTCTGCCACCAGAACGGGGGCG GCGCCTTCCTCCTGCTCTacctgctgctcctcttcctcctgggcATCCCCCTGCTCTTCCTGGAGCTGGCGGCCGGGCAGTGCCTGCGCCAGGGCAGCGTTGGTGTCTGGAGGACCATCAGTCCCCGCCTGGCCGGCATCGGGCTGGCCAGCTGCCTG GTGTGCGTGTTTGTGGCGCTGTACTACAACGTGATCATTGCCTGGAGCCTCCTCTACCTCGCCCGCTCTTtccagcaccccctgccctggcagagctgccccagtGCCGGCCCCAACCACACAG aGCCTGAGTGCGCCCTGAGCTCGCCCACCACCTACTTCTGGTACCGGCAGACACTGGACGTCACCCCTGAGATGGGGGTCggaggggggctgcagccagccctggtgggggggctcctgggggccTGGGCCCTGGTGGGGGCCTCCCTGCTCAAGGGCATCAAGTCCTCCGGAAAG GAACGCAGAGCTGCTGTCGCGGGCGCTGGCGGTGGGGGGGCTGCCCGAGACCGCCCGGCCCCCTGGGAACCTCAcggccctgccagccccccagTACAGTGCCTggctgcgggggctgcccccggccctGCGGGACGCCCTGGGCATCACCGACTGCCGCCTGGAGGAGGAGATGAACAAG GGGGTGGAGGGCCCGGGCCTGGCTTTCATCGTCTTCACGGAGACGCTGACGCTGCTGCCGGTGGCGCCACTCTGGTcgtccctcttcttcctcacgCTGCTGGGACTGGGGCTGGGCACCATGTTGGGGATCGTCCAGGCCGTCCTCACGCCTCTGCTCGACACCTTCCCCGTCCTGCGCCGCCACCGTGCTCTGCTCACCG CTACTTGGTGGCCGCCTTCGATGACTACGTGGCCACGCTGCCGCTGCTGTCTGTGGCTGCCTGtgaggctgtggctgtggccTGGGTCTACGGGGCCGAGAG GTTCCTGGCTGCTGTGTGGGAGGTGACAGGCCACCGGCCGTGGCGGCTCTACGGGCTCCTGTGGCGCTTTGGCAGCCCTGGGGCCATGGTGGCCCTGCTGGGGGCCAGCCTGGGCCAGCTGGCCCTGCGCCCCCCCACCTACCAGGCCTGGGACCGTGCCACG GCAATGTCGTGGCGGCGGCCGTACCCGCCCTGGGCCCTGGCCCTCACCCTGGGGCTGATGGTGGTGGCCGTGCTGCCCATCCCCCTCGTCGCCCTGCGCCGGGTGCTGCAgccaccccgggaccccctgggGCCGCGGGACcaggggggggaggaggaggaggaggaggaggaggaggaggaggagggggagagtgCGGCCGacccgccccctcccgccgcccctccACCGCCCCACGGGTCCCCTCACACCCCGCTTTGCTGCCCGGACGAGCGGGAAGGCACCCCATTGGAGGACGGCGAGGAGCTCTGCTTTCGGATTGGCCACGCTGCCTGA
- the SLC6A16 gene encoding orphan sodium- and chloride-dependent neurotransmitter transporter NTT5 isoform X6, giving the protein MVMVKLRHQGAPAPGFRAAPPEGGWAAERGVRGRRLWAARRVPSRPRPSRLMQPVVARRTPPAMQKDQPALGGDTGTLQEEPPPRPAWTSKAQYILAQLGFSVGLGNVWRFPYLCHQNGGGAFLLLYLLLLFLLGIPLLFLELAAGQCLRQGSVGVWRTISPRLAGIGLASCLVCVFVALYYNVIIAWSLLYLARSFQHPLPWQSCPSAGPNHTEPECALSSPTTYFWYRQTLDVTPEMGVGGGLQPALVGGLLGAWALVGASLLKGIKSSGKVLYVSTLFPYLVLFCLLVRGLLLEGAVEGVRIMFTPKVSAWGTGQAWRQAATQVFFALGLGFGSVIAYASYGTRRSNCHRDAVLVASLNALTSLLATLVVFAVLGARATRRTRHCLHRWGVPRGWGPCTEERRAAVAGAGGGGAARDRPAPWEPHGPASPPVQCLAAGAAPGPAGRPGHHRLPPGGGDEQGRPHASARHLPRPAPPPCSAHRYLVAAFDDYVATLPLLSVAACEAVAVAWVYGAERFLAAVWEVTGHRPWRLYGLLWRFGSPGAMVALLGASLGQLALRPPTYQAWDRATAMSWRRPYPPWALALTLGLMVVAVLPIPLVALRRVLQPPRDPLGPRDQGGEEEEEEEEEEEEGESAADPPPPAAPPPPHGSPHTPLCCPDEREGTPLEDGEELCFRIGHAA; this is encoded by the exons ccccctgccatgCAGAAGGACCAGCCGGcgctggggggggacaccgggaccCTCCAGGAGGAGccgccccctcgccccgccTGGACCAGTAAAGCCCAGTACATACTGGCCCAGCTGGGCTTCTCCGTGGGGCTGGGCAACGTCTGGCGCTTCCCCTACCTCTGCCACCAGAACGGGGGCG GCGCCTTCCTCCTGCTCTacctgctgctcctcttcctcctgggcATCCCCCTGCTCTTCCTGGAGCTGGCGGCCGGGCAGTGCCTGCGCCAGGGCAGCGTTGGTGTCTGGAGGACCATCAGTCCCCGCCTGGCCGGCATCGGGCTGGCCAGCTGCCTG GTGTGCGTGTTTGTGGCGCTGTACTACAACGTGATCATTGCCTGGAGCCTCCTCTACCTCGCCCGCTCTTtccagcaccccctgccctggcagagctgccccagtGCCGGCCCCAACCACACAG aGCCTGAGTGCGCCCTGAGCTCGCCCACCACCTACTTCTGGTACCGGCAGACACTGGACGTCACCCCTGAGATGGGGGTCggaggggggctgcagccagccctggtgggggggctcctgggggccTGGGCCCTGGTGGGGGCCTCCCTGCTCAAGGGCATCAAGTCCTCCGGAAAG GTGCTGTATGTCAGCACTCTCTTCCCCTACCTCGTCCTCTTCTGCCTCCTGGTCCGGGGGCTGCTGCTTGAGGGGGCCGTGGAGGGCGTCCGCATCATGTTCACCCCCAAG GTGTCAGCGTGGGGCACGGGCCAGGCCTGGCGGCAGGCAGCCACGCAGGTCTTCTTCGCGCTGGGGCTGGGCTTCGGCAGCGTCATTGCCTATGCCAGCTACGGCACGCGCCGCAGCAACTGCCACCGTGACGCTGTGCTGGTGGCCAGCCTCAACGCCCTTACCTCCCTCCTGGCCACCCTCGTCGTCTTCGCTGTCCTGGGTGCCCGCGCCACCCGCCGCACGCGGCACTGCCTCCACAGGTGGGGGGTGCCCCGCGGTTGGGGTCCCTGCACGGAG GAACGCAGAGCTGCTGTCGCGGGCGCTGGCGGTGGGGGGGCTGCCCGAGACCGCCCGGCCCCCTGGGAACCTCAcggccctgccagccccccagTACAGTGCCTggctgcgggggctgcccccggccctGCGGGACGCCCTGGGCATCACCGACTGCCGCCTGGAGGAGGAGATGAACAAG GCCGTCCTCACGCCTCTGCTCGACACCTTCCCCGTCCTGCGCCGCCACCGTGCTCTGCTCACCG CTACTTGGTGGCCGCCTTCGATGACTACGTGGCCACGCTGCCGCTGCTGTCTGTGGCTGCCTGtgaggctgtggctgtggccTGGGTCTACGGGGCCGAGAG GTTCCTGGCTGCTGTGTGGGAGGTGACAGGCCACCGGCCGTGGCGGCTCTACGGGCTCCTGTGGCGCTTTGGCAGCCCTGGGGCCATGGTGGCCCTGCTGGGGGCCAGCCTGGGCCAGCTGGCCCTGCGCCCCCCCACCTACCAGGCCTGGGACCGTGCCACG GCAATGTCGTGGCGGCGGCCGTACCCGCCCTGGGCCCTGGCCCTCACCCTGGGGCTGATGGTGGTGGCCGTGCTGCCCATCCCCCTCGTCGCCCTGCGCCGGGTGCTGCAgccaccccgggaccccctgggGCCGCGGGACcaggggggggaggaggaggaggaggaggaggaggaggaggaggagggggagagtgCGGCCGacccgccccctcccgccgcccctccACCGCCCCACGGGTCCCCTCACACCCCGCTTTGCTGCCCGGACGAGCGGGAAGGCACCCCATTGGAGGACGGCGAGGAGCTCTGCTTTCGGATTGGCCACGCTGCCTGA